From the genome of Acidobacteriota bacterium, one region includes:
- a CDS encoding redoxin domain-containing protein — translation MNLSGAAREKFMCNLKRDFDGGGGLYTACALLAFLYLAISSWTNPVRLLPQEIDSSVLIKMRERAPEFPNESPSNPRFSSPPSLPPTPIGSPRGMPDTGVSQSPGMSAPSMAPSAANVEWINSLPLTMAGLRGKVVLIDFWEYTCINCIRTFGENKKWYERYHKYGFEIIGVHCPEFDIAYRVSNVKDAVKRFELHYPVVVDDKFLIWRAYHNSTWPNRFLIDAKGYIRYDRSGEGGDSALEHAIQQLLKEATPSLEFPASYTIPPEQNAFAASCGATTPEMYVGQWGDRGILSNKQGYSKGKAINYTLPANLEDGHAAVSGRWETDKGSISGQSNGMIYRGKVNGNAPSSDELVMRYHARELYCVMNVEHGRASRVYIRQDGRDLTPQDKGVDVKFDAERHSYIEVREPRMYYLTANPKSGSHKVELFPTRPGLTINSFTFGNDCQTKFSHL, via the coding sequence ATGAATTTATCTGGTGCGGCGCGGGAGAAATTTATGTGTAATCTCAAGCGAGACTTTGATGGCGGAGGCGGCCTCTATACCGCATGCGCCTTGCTTGCTTTTCTCTATCTTGCAATCAGTTCGTGGACGAATCCCGTTCGCCTCCTGCCGCAGGAAATTGATTCTTCGGTCTTGATTAAGATGCGCGAACGCGCGCCGGAATTCCCAAACGAATCGCCATCCAATCCTCGGTTTTCTTCGCCGCCATCTCTTCCGCCAACCCCCATAGGTTCTCCACGGGGAATGCCGGACACTGGCGTGTCGCAATCCCCGGGCATGTCAGCACCCTCAATGGCACCATCCGCTGCGAACGTGGAGTGGATTAATTCACTGCCTCTGACGATGGCGGGGCTGAGGGGAAAAGTTGTTCTGATCGATTTCTGGGAATACACCTGCATCAACTGCATTCGTACCTTTGGTGAAAACAAGAAATGGTATGAGAGATACCACAAGTACGGATTTGAAATCATCGGCGTCCACTGCCCGGAGTTTGATATTGCCTATCGGGTTTCTAACGTGAAGGATGCTGTCAAAAGATTTGAACTTCACTATCCGGTTGTTGTTGATGATAAATTCCTGATTTGGCGGGCCTATCATAATTCAACATGGCCGAACCGGTTCCTGATTGATGCCAAAGGTTATATTCGTTATGATCGTTCGGGCGAAGGTGGCGACAGCGCACTGGAGCACGCCATCCAGCAGCTGTTGAAAGAGGCGACTCCAAGTCTAGAATTTCCTGCGAGCTACACGATCCCGCCGGAGCAGAACGCCTTTGCGGCCTCATGCGGTGCGACGACGCCTGAGATGTATGTGGGCCAGTGGGGAGACCGTGGGATCCTTTCAAACAAGCAGGGATATTCCAAGGGTAAGGCAATCAACTATACCCTTCCAGCGAATCTCGAGGACGGGCACGCTGCCGTCTCAGGGCGTTGGGAAACTGATAAGGGCAGCATTTCCGGCCAGAGCAACGGCATGATTTACCGGGGGAAGGTAAATGGGAATGCTCCCTCGAGTGACGAACTGGTCATGCGCTATCATGCGCGGGAACTGTATTGTGTGATGAATGTGGAGCACGGCCGTGCTTCTCGCGTTTACATTCGCCAGGACGGGAGAGATCTGACACCGCAGGACAAGGGTGTTGACGTCAAATTTGATGCTGAAAGGCACTCGTATATCGAAGTGCGTGAGCCGCGGATGTACTACCTTACTGCCAACCCGAAGTCCGGCAGCCACAAGGTGGAGTTGTTTCCCACCCGGCCAGGCTTAACGATCAATTCATTCACGTTTGGCAACGATTGCCAGACGAAATTTTCTCACCTTTAG